A single region of the Acidimicrobiia bacterium genome encodes:
- a CDS encoding GlnR family transcriptional regulator: protein MEPCLVYPSTPMNSLVQALEHLGLAWTPASSLDEVSSSTDSDSFSVCIVETSAEGAFGFCRSVRANEFMNVSIVVVAERDRLAELHSRTDLFDEFVCVPVDPYELDSRIKILLTRKNQSRDSEIITYGPLALNTETYQAAIAGRPLDLTYMEYELLRFFASNPGKVFTRETLLNRVWGYDYYGGARTVDVHVRRLRAKLGEEHANLIQTVRSVGYRFGNVRWGGVASPQGSTAGRRPQT, encoded by the coding sequence ATGGAACCCTGTCTTGTTTACCCCAGCACGCCGATGAACTCACTCGTACAGGCGCTAGAGCACTTAGGACTAGCATGGACTCCAGCTTCCTCTCTCGACGAGGTTTCCTCGAGTACGGATAGCGATAGCTTTTCAGTTTGCATAGTCGAAACCAGTGCCGAAGGTGCTTTCGGATTCTGCAGATCCGTGAGGGCAAATGAATTTATGAACGTGTCGATTGTGGTGGTGGCCGAGAGGGATCGTCTTGCGGAGCTCCACTCTAGAACGGATCTGTTCGACGAATTCGTGTGCGTTCCGGTGGACCCTTATGAGCTTGACTCAAGAATCAAGATTCTTTTGACTCGCAAAAACCAGAGCCGCGATAGTGAGATCATCACCTATGGACCTCTCGCTCTCAACACCGAGACATATCAGGCCGCCATAGCAGGAAGACCTCTAGATCTCACCTACATGGAATACGAGCTTCTGCGATTTTTTGCTTCCAATCCTGGAAAGGTTTTCACAAGAGAGACGCTTTTGAACCGTGTGTGGGGCTATGACTATTACGGCGGAGCTAGGACCGTGGATGTCCATGTGAGGAGGCTTAGAGCAAAACTTGGCGAAGAACACGCCAATTTGATCCAGACCGTTCGTTCTGTTGGGTATCGGTTCGGTAACGTCCGATGGGGCGGGGTAGCCTCCCCTCAAGGATCCACTGCTGGAAGGCGGCCACAGACTTGA
- a CDS encoding orotate phosphoribosyltransferase has product MGNPIANPTDTTDLADRILKVSLRYGDFVLSSGRRSRYYVDKYAFLCDPQLLREVASALLERVPPETERIAAVEGGAGLLVTAMSLESGIPFLIVRKGRKGYGPDNWLEGDWHPQMPVVLVEDIVTTGAQMAAAAQALAAGDLHILRLLCVVNRGETTGFASEIDCIVRLSSDDDVVMSMYPPPEHTTSKTRR; this is encoded by the coding sequence GTGGGTAACCCTATAGCCAACCCAACAGACACGACCGATCTCGCGGATCGAATACTCAAAGTCTCCCTCCGCTATGGTGACTTCGTGCTCTCTTCGGGGAGGAGATCTCGCTACTACGTAGACAAATATGCGTTTTTGTGCGATCCACAGTTGTTGAGGGAAGTGGCATCAGCACTGCTCGAGCGAGTGCCGCCTGAGACCGAAAGGATTGCAGCTGTAGAAGGTGGTGCCGGGCTACTGGTCACAGCAATGAGCCTGGAATCTGGCATTCCTTTCCTCATAGTGCGCAAGGGGCGAAAGGGCTACGGTCCGGACAACTGGCTAGAGGGTGACTGGCACCCACAGATGCCCGTAGTACTCGTGGAAGACATTGTCACCACAGGAGCGCAGATGGCAGCAGCTGCTCAAGCACTGGCCGCCGGCGATCTCCACATACTGAGGCTGTTATGTGTCGTCAACAGAGGCGAGACCACCGGCTTTGCCAGTGAAATTGACTGCATCGTACGGCTCAGTAGCGACGACGATGTGGTGATGTCTATGTACCCTCCTCCGGAACACACGACTTCGAAGACCCGACGTTGA
- a CDS encoding glutamine synthetase, which produces MDRQEEYVLRTVEERGIRFIRLWFTDVLGFLKSFAITPEELEKAFEEGITFDGSAIDGFSRVQEADMIARPDPSTFAILPWRPEENGVARIFCDIYSVDGEPFVGDPRYVLRRNLAKAAEMGFTFYVGPELEFFYFKSSKAPELLDNGGYFDLTPHDVARDFRRKTILALEQLGIPVVFSHHEVSPSQHEIDLRYTDALTMADAVMTYRLTVKEVAMEHGYYATFMPKPIEGVNGSGMHTHLSLFEGDKNAFYDVSDEYSLSNVAKGFIAGLLRHAAEITAVTNQWVNSYKRLVPGYEAPVYICWGRQNRSALVRVPVFKEGKQGSCRIEFRSPDPACNPYLAFSVMLAAGLKGIQDGYELPPEASDNIYEMSDEERKALGIETLPENLHEAVLQMEQSELVAESLGEHVFEFFIKNKKEEWDAYKAQVTPYEIERYLPLL; this is translated from the coding sequence ATAGATCGCCAGGAAGAGTATGTCCTTCGCACGGTGGAGGAGCGGGGTATCCGTTTCATCCGCTTGTGGTTTACCGACGTTCTCGGGTTCTTGAAAAGTTTTGCCATAACGCCCGAGGAGCTTGAAAAAGCATTCGAGGAAGGGATCACATTTGACGGGTCTGCGATTGACGGTTTCAGTCGGGTTCAAGAAGCTGACATGATCGCCCGCCCCGACCCGTCGACGTTCGCGATTCTGCCCTGGAGGCCCGAAGAGAACGGGGTGGCCCGGATTTTTTGCGACATCTACTCGGTGGACGGCGAGCCTTTTGTCGGCGATCCTCGGTACGTACTTCGACGAAACCTCGCCAAGGCAGCGGAGATGGGATTCACTTTCTATGTGGGGCCGGAACTGGAGTTTTTTTACTTCAAAAGCTCGAAGGCGCCAGAGTTGCTGGACAACGGCGGCTACTTCGACTTGACACCCCACGACGTAGCTAGGGATTTCCGAAGAAAAACAATTCTCGCTTTGGAACAGTTGGGAATTCCTGTGGTCTTTTCACATCACGAAGTTTCCCCTAGCCAGCACGAGATAGACCTTCGCTATACCGACGCACTTACTATGGCTGATGCGGTGATGACCTACAGGCTCACTGTCAAAGAAGTGGCGATGGAGCATGGCTACTACGCGACCTTTATGCCAAAGCCAATAGAGGGGGTAAACGGAAGTGGGATGCACACACACTTGTCCCTCTTCGAGGGTGATAAGAACGCCTTCTATGACGTGTCCGACGAGTATAGCCTCTCAAACGTTGCAAAGGGATTCATTGCTGGCTTGCTGAGGCATGCAGCAGAAATCACTGCGGTCACCAATCAGTGGGTCAACTCGTACAAGCGCCTAGTTCCCGGTTACGAAGCCCCTGTTTACATCTGTTGGGGGCGTCAGAATCGCTCGGCCCTAGTGCGTGTTCCGGTATTCAAAGAGGGAAAGCAAGGTTCGTGCAGGATTGAGTTTCGTTCTCCGGATCCGGCGTGCAATCCGTATCTGGCCTTCTCGGTGATGCTCGCTGCTGGACTAAAGGGGATACAAGATGGCTACGAGTTGCCGCCCGAGGCTTCCGACAACATATACGAGATGTCGGATGAAGAACGCAAGGCTTTGGGAATCGAAACTCTTCCTGAAAACCTCCACGAAGCGGTCCTGCAAATGGAGCAGAGCGAGCTTGTTGCTGAGAGTCTCGGTGAGCACGTTTTCGAGTTTTTCATCAAAAACAAAAAAGAAGAGTGGGATGCCTACAAAGCACAGGTGACACCGTACGAGATCGAGCGGTATCTACCCCTGCTTTAG